The stretch of DNA aTATATGATTAAAAGGTGGAAAATTTGAGGGGATGACATAGCattttttttgtataatattgtttaaTAGGTGAAGTATTCGACAATAATGAtccaattgttgttcaagttgttGCTGCTTTAAAATATTTAGTTCCACAATTAATTATTGTATTAGCTTCAATTTTATGGGGGTATGAAATGTTAGTTTTGTCATAACATttctaattgtgtgttttatgttattttcagaattgttgatgacattttgatatctaatttgtgagggtgctctatctttggggatctttgtttgataacatagttttgtttaatttgattatatgagtacttatattattaattcattttaacTTGCATTGAGTTACTTTAGTTTTGATAGGGATATCTTAGTATATCTAATGTATGAAATTTTAATTTCTGATAAACTGTTGTGTATAAAAGactaattgaatttatacaacCCTTAAAACATGAAAATCGTAAATTGAATTGATCGTAGTATGTTATTGTATTAAATCACTAAAGTATTAACACTAGAAACCGAACAACCCCTGAATTTCACGGGTCATAAAACTAGTTTCTAATataaaaagataaacaaataattgaaacACTCATAATGCAATCGGTAGACAAATATCAGAAAGGGAGACTTTAGAGTTTGCTATCAGCAAGGTTTGCAAATGTCCGTCTACTGAAAAAACTTGGTCAATATAGTTATATAGGTATATCTGTAGATACACCTTGAGTTTTTTACTACGGAGTATAATATAGAGTAATATACTAATACGGAGTAAATGAATATGAAATGCATTTAGACAGCTGCAAAAAATCATAATCGCCACTTCCATTGGCTCATATCTCTTATGCTTATGCCCTTACCAAATGACCTCTCATTTTCTTCGTACAAGAAAAAAGAATGACTCCTCATTCCTATAAAGGCCAAATTAGATGATCCAAAATGTGAAGAAATCATCCATATATATTCCTATTTATAGTACAACAGTTGATGTACTTCCCTACCTACACTTCACAATCAATACCAACATTTGACAATTTCATTTGTTTTCTCCAAGCTCCATGGAATCACAAAATCAACTTGAAATGTCACAAACCCCATATAATCCAAAAAATCAAAAGTTTCCTTACAATATTTGGGGTACTCTTAAGGAAAACCTTAGTTTTAAGTCCAAATGGGGGGAACTAAATGGTGCTATGGGGGATTTAGGTACTTTTATTCCCATCATCCTAGCCTTAACATTGGCAAGAAATCTTGATTTGGGTACTACCCTTATCTTCACTGGTGTTTATAATATACTCACTGGTGCTATCTATGGTGTACCAATGCCTGTACAACCAATGAAGTCTATCTCCGCCGTCGCAATAGCCAATCCTGACTTTGGTATCCCTGAAATCATGGCTGCTGGTATTTGCACAGGTGGAATTTTTTTTGTACTTGGTGTTACACAACTTATGCAACTTGTGTATTGGTTGGTACCTCTTTCTGTAGTTAGAGGTATTCAATTGTCACAAGGGTTATCATTTGCAATGTCTGCTGTTAAGTATGTTAGATCTAATCAAGATTTTGTTAAGTCCAAGAGTGTGGGTGATAGACCTTGGTTGGGTTTGGATGGTTTGTTGTTGGCTATCATTTGTGCATTTTTTATTATTCTTGTGAGTGGAGGGGGAGAGGAGAGGAGAAACGAGGGGTGTGATTTGGTTGATAGTTTTGAGAATAATAATAATGGGATTAATAAAGTGAAAAACAAGGGTTTTAGGAGGGTTTTGTATGCTCTCCCTAGTGCTTTTCTTATCTTCATATTAGGGTTAATTTTGTCAATTGCTAGTGGGCCAACACAAGTGAGGAAGGGTTTTAAGTTTGGACCCTCTTCAATGCAAATTGTCAAAATCTCTAAACAAGCATGGAAAGATGGGTTTATCAAAGGGACGATTCCACAATTACCTTTGTCTGTACTGAACTCTGTTATAGCTGTGTGTAAGTTGTCATCTGATCTTTTTCCCGAAAAGGATTTCACGGCCACATCCCTCTCGGTCACGGTTGGGATGATGAACTTAGTCGGGTGTTGGTTCGGTGCCGTGCCAACTTGTCATGGTGCCGGAGGCCTAGCCGGGCAATACAAGTTCGGGGGTAGGAGTGGTGGGTGTGTCGCACTTTTGGGTGCAGCCAAGTTGATAATTGGTATCGTCTTGGGAAGCTCAATCATTAAAATTTTGGACCTATTCCCGGTCGGGGTCCTAGGGGTGTTGCTATTATTTGCTGGCCTTGAGCTAGCCATGGCTTGTAGGGACATGAACACAAAGGAAGAATcatttgttatgttgttggtcaCAGCGGTTTCCCTTGTAGAATCAGGAGCATCACTTGGATTTTTGTGTGGAATAATCACTCATTTCCTTCTTAAGCTTAGGATCATGGACAAGCTACAATCTTTCCCTGCATTATGGATGCAAAGAAGCCAATGATCCTACGTACCCAAATAAAATTATTACctcatgttgattgatgaatgatTTCCGcttgttgattgatgaattaagtttttccctttcttggGTGCCTTGTACATTGGACAGTTAGCATCTAGCTAACGAACACAGTTTGTTGTTTTTTATGCGAGTTATTTCGGGCAAATTATTAGGTATTTAATCTAACTATTTCCAAAATAATGTAAAATTATctcattatatttttttttttttttggtgtgtcATTATATTTGTGATTTATGTAAAAATGTTGATGTACAAACCTATAATTTTATTTGTTGTTAAACACTACCTATAATGTACCCCGTAACTTTTATTAATAACTACCAACATCATCCTATTTATTAAAGGATCAGAGCATAGGTGTCGCTCTGTGATTAAAAGTCAACTATTCAAAGTGGGGCCTTTTCTTTGCTAATTTTAAGGAGCCACTTtcgtttacgtatttaattacaCAATTTGATTTGTTACGAATTGTTGAGTCTACAGTTACAATTATAATAAAAAATTTAGAGAACTTGAATAATCAATGTAATTATACTATAGTATACTAATTATAATTTAGCATCATAATACAAATATAAAATGAAATTTGTTGGTATTGAGATAATTTAATAATGGTATACCATAATAATATTACCACATGTATGTGACATGGAAAAAAAATAAGAACACATATTTTTTTGACTAATTAAACCGAGTAAATAAATAGAGAAAACATAGCTATATGAAAATTATGTTTAagttgtgaagaaatatgaaaCAAATTGGATTTCATAAACAATGAAGAGGTAATTGCTTGCTGAGCTGACAAAAATTTAGTCGGAGGATTGGAGAAATATGAAACAAATTGAATTTCACAAACAAAAAATAAGAACTACCTTTTTCACTACCCAATATCAATCTCACAAAAATTTAGTCGGAGAATTGGAGAGGTAATTGCTTGCCTTATTGATATGGAGGTGAGTTACGACATTCACATAGGGTTAAGGGTTAGGAATTTTAGTGTAAGTGTATTTATTGAGTGGAATTTTAGAATGTTCGTTATTTGAAAAATACATGGGCCATATTCTTTTCACTAATTCTCATTTATTACGGGCTCTTTTCGTCACAAATTATGACGGACCTAAATGTGACCATTTCTATGAAACAAATGTGACCCATTATTTGATAAGTGACATTTTATAAGTGATTACTTTTATCATAATGTGGTCACATTTACGTTCGTCATAATTTGTGACCGTCATAACCAAAGTTGACGGCTGTGAGTAATAAGGGCTCTTATCttttaaacaagtggtcagggggtTCACTTCctaactcttgcgaatgaaaaggtcaaacttgggaggggtcaacccattaaattgctttcagtaccccgaaggagattgcctCAACTGTCGATAGGgtatactcctggtcaacaccaaaaaaaaaaaaaattgtgaccgtcacaagAGATACCAACTTTTTTTTAGCAAGTATTGCATGGTAAATTTTGAGTTATCCTGTTCACACATAAATTATTTATACTCCATATTTGTATAGgctaattaacatctttatagaCAAATACATTTGTGAGGAAAGCACTGGTTAAAGTTTTTGCGATTTTAAAATTATATCATTGGTTCGTATATCAAATTTTGCATTATATTTgtataattatataattattcGACAAAATTGTTCTAAATATGCACGGGTCACAATTATTTTCATTGGTTAATACTACATGATTTGTACTAGATGATAAACGGGCATACCCGTGCATTTGTATAGTAACAAGTTTAAAGGAGCATACCCGTGCATTTTGCATGGGTTTAagattaatataattaatattgcaCGGGTTATACAACAATTCACATTGCTACAACATTTACTTTTGTTATACTTTGATATATGACtatataaattgtaattttattattgccaTATTTTAGATACCCTCGATAGATACAATTTTGGTAACTGCAAACGAAATTACGATACGCATTGAGAACATGAAATATGAGTTCAGTTAAAGACCAACCACTATTAACACACCTTGCTACAACATTCTAAATaacaaacccgtgcaatttgcacgggtttaagactagtgtttttgacaaaaaaaaaagtccaactTCCATTGTTAATCTATActtttctgcaaaaaaaaaaaaaaaaaaaaaaaaaaaaaaaaaaaaaccctaaaactaCCAAATTTTCTTTCTCTTTTCCCTTTATAAactagtactccctcctattcactaacaTCTTTCACATTTTTTAAAGCGGAAACACAAAAAtctttcattttccttttttgtctattatttgttgttaatataacatgtaaccTCAGATTCTCTTACTTTCATTTTCCTCCACATATTACCATTCTACTAAATATTGGTCCAAAACCAATATGAAAGATCATATAGAATATGGGGAGTACTACATAATTTTCTTCTTGTTATCCATAAAACTACTGTATCGTACCATTAATCATTCCTCTTTATATTACTCATAATTTGATGATAATTGATTCTTAGGAAGCGGTTATTCAAAAGGCCCAGGTATACCTGATCAGTCTTCATTTGGGATTGTGCCACATAAGTgttcctgacagggtactgtaattgctaggcgagagacttac from Silene latifolia isolate original U9 population chromosome 10, ASM4854445v1, whole genome shotgun sequence encodes:
- the LOC141607829 gene encoding molybdate transporter 1-like — translated: MESQNQLEMSQTPYNPKNQKFPYNIWGTLKENLSFKSKWGELNGAMGDLGTFIPIILALTLARNLDLGTTLIFTGVYNILTGAIYGVPMPVQPMKSISAVAIANPDFGIPEIMAAGICTGGIFFVLGVTQLMQLVYWLVPLSVVRGIQLSQGLSFAMSAVKYVRSNQDFVKSKSVGDRPWLGLDGLLLAIICAFFIILVSGGGEERRNEGCDLVDSFENNNNGINKVKNKGFRRVLYALPSAFLIFILGLILSIASGPTQVRKGFKFGPSSMQIVKISKQAWKDGFIKGTIPQLPLSVLNSVIAVCKLSSDLFPEKDFTATSLSVTVGMMNLVGCWFGAVPTCHGAGGLAGQYKFGGRSGGCVALLGAAKLIIGIVLGSSIIKILDLFPVGVLGVLLLFAGLELAMACRDMNTKEESFVMLLVTAVSLVESGASLGFLCGIITHFLLKLRIMDKLQSFPALWMQRSQ